A segment of the Bacillus licheniformis DSM 13 = ATCC 14580 genome:
GCCTTTTGTCGAAGTGCTGTCAAAAGGCACGATCCAGATCGGCACAAGGGCGATATTTACGCTGATCATCGTACTCGTGGCGCTTTCCGAGTCGCTCGGTGCAGAAAACATTCTCGGCGCGTTTTTAGCCGGGGTGCTTGTTTCGCTGCTTTCGCCGAACAAAGAGCTCGTTCAGCAGCTTGATTCATTCGGCTACGGGTTCCTCATCCCGATCTTCTTTGTCATGACAGGCGTCAAATTGGACATTTGGTCGCTGTTTGGCAATCCGAAAATTTTAGTGATGATCCCGCTTCTGTTTGTGGCTCTGTTAATCAGCAAAGTCGTTCCGGTGCTGTTTTTGAAAAAGTGGTATGACATGAAAACCGTGCTGGCTTCCGGTTTTCTCCTGACTTCCACGCTTTCTCTGGTGATCGCGGCGACAACGATCGGCGAGCGCATCGGCATCATTGACGCGCAGATGTCCGGCGCGCTGATTTTGGTGGCTGTCATTACATGCATCATCACACCGACCGGCTTTAAAAAATTAATGCCGAAAACGGAAAGCGAAAAAGAGAAAAAGACGATCACCTTTATCGGCGCGAATCAAATGACGCTGCCGGTCACGCTTGAACTTTCTCCAGAAGATTATCACGTCAGAATCCTGCATGTCCGGCAGGAAAAGAAGGAAGAAAAGCTGGCGGATCCGGTGTTTGACGTTGAAGTTTTGCCAGATTATGAATACGAAACGCTTCAATCATTCGGCGTTTTCCAAACGGATATACTCGTCGTGGCGACAGGCAGCGAAGAGCGCAATACAGGGATCGCCCTTTATGCGAAGGAGCAGAAAGTCGCGAGAATTATCGCCAGCGCAGATTCCCCAGACGCCGAATCGAGGCTGAAAGAAAACGGAATTGATACATTCTCCATTCTGCTTTCCACGAAAACGCTGCTGCGCGCGCTTATCGAGGCGCCTGGCGTTATGAAACTTTTGACGAACCAGGATGCGTCGCTGTATCAGATCAATATGAGCAATGAGCGATTTGACGGCGTCCTGTTAAGGGAGTTTCCGTTTACGGGAGATGTCATCTTCGTCCGGATTTTCCGCGGGGTTGACAGCATCGTGCCCCATGGGGATACAAGGCTGCAAATGGGTGACAGGCTGATCGCCACCGGTTCGCGCGAATATATTGCGGAATTGAAAAAAACGCTTGGAGACTGATGCTTGACCATTTTGCAATTCGTGATAAGATTAAAGTATAAACTGAATGAACAAGAAATGTTTTCCACTAGGGGAGTCCTTGATAAGGGCTGAGATAAAAGTTTGACTTTTAGACCCTCATAACCTGAACAGGTTCAAACCTGCGTAGGGAAGTGGCACGGTATTTGAGTATGTATATATGCAAATTCCAAACCACTTTCCTTGCGGGAAAGTGGTTTTTTTATGTTCAGAATCGAAGGAGGAGCCTTGAAATGAAGTTTTCAGAAGAATGCCGAAACAGCGCTGCAACTTGGTGGGAAGGGAGTTTTGTCCATCCGTTTATTCAAGGAATTGGAGACGGCACACTTCCGGTTGACCGATTTAAATACTATGTCATGCAGGATTCCTACTATTTGACCCACTTTGCCAAAGTCCAATCCTTTGGAGCGGCATATGCTCACGATCTATATACGACAAGCCGGATGGCCGAACACGCGAAAGGGACATATGAAGCCGAGATGTCGCTCCACAGGAAATTCACCGATCTATTGGGCATCACAAAGGAAGAGCTGGAGTCGTTTCAGCCGTCGCCGACAGCGTATGCGTACACATCGCATTTGTACCGTTCTGTCGTCAGCGGCAGTTTTGCGGAAATACTCGCTGCTTTGCTTCCTTGCTATTGGCTCTATTATGACGTCGGCGAAACGCTGAAAACGTGCAGGCCTGACAACGCGATTTATCAGGAATGGATCGCGACATACGGAGGAGACTGGTTTAAAAAATCTGTAACGGAACAGATCAACCGCTTCGATGAGCTGGCTGAAAACGCCGATGAGAAAACGCGCGCGAAGATGAAGGAGAATTTCGTCATCTCCAGCTTCTACGAATACCGGTTCTGGGATATGGCCTATCAAAAAGAAAGCTGGTCAAAAAGCGGGGTGGATCAGCTTGCATCTGCACGCGATCACCGATGACAAGCACTCCGTGGAAGAGCTTTCAGCAAAAATCATCTCGATTCACGATGCCGTTGACTTTATCCACATCAGGGAAAGGTCAAAAAAAGTAAGCGAAATATCAAGTTTGATCGATCGCCTGGCCGAAGAAGGCGTTGATAAGCGAAAGCTCATCATCAACGACAGGGTGGATATTGCTTTGTTTCATCATATTCACCGGGTTCAGCTGCCTTCACACGGCTTTTCCGTCAAAAGTGTAAGAAGCCGTTTTCCGCATTTGAAAATCGGAAAGTCCGTACATTCACCTGAAGAAGCGGTGCAGGCTGAAACTGAAGGTGCAGATTACGTGCTGTTCGGCCACATTTTTGAAACGGACTGTAAAAAGGGCCGGAAAGGAAGAGGAGCTCTGAGCTTGGCAGAAGTGAAGGCGGCTGTCCGCATTCCGGTCATTGCGATCGGAGGGATTACCGAACAACGTCTGGCGGAAGTCAAAATGGCAGACGGCATCGCCGTGATGTCGGGGATCTTTTCCCATGACAGACCGAATGAGGCGGCCGCGCGGCTTGCCAGTCTCGCGAAGGGAGATTCATATGAGAAAGCGCTATGATACGATCGTGATCGGCGGAGGCATCATCGGGACTTCCATCGCTTATCATCTTGCGAAAGCGGGGAAAAAAACGGCCGTGTTTGAAAGCGGGGAAGTCGGCAAAAAAGCGACGAGCGCGGCTGCGGGCATGCTCGGCGCCCATGCGGAATGCGATAAACCCGGTACCTTTTTCGAATTTGCCAGAGCCAGTCAAAAAGCCTATAAGCGCCTGACGGGGGAATTGAAAGACATAAGCGGCATTGATATCAGAAGGCATGACGGAGGGATATTAAAGCTGGCATTTTCAGAAAGCGACCGCGAACACCTGATGCAAATGGGTGCACTGGATTCTGTGGAATGGCTTGAAGCTGATGAAGTATATAAATTAGAACCGAATGCCGGAAAAGGAATTCTCGGCGCCAATTTTATCAGGGACGACGTCCATGTCGAACCGGCTGCAGTGTGCAGGGCATTTGCCAGGGGAGCCCGGATGCTCGGTGCAGATGTCTTCGAGTATACGCCCGTTTTATCGATAGAATCCGAAGCGGGGGCCGTCCGCGTCACGTCCGCTTCCGGCACAGCGGAGGCGGAGCACGCTGTCATTGCAAGCGGCGTGTGGAGCGGAGCTTTGTTTAAACAAATCGGCTTAGACAAAAGGTTTTACCCCGTCAAAGGGGAGTGCCTGTCCGTATGGAATGACGGCATCTCTTTGACGAGAACGCTTTACCATGATCATTGCTACATCGTTCCGCGCCATAGCGGAAGGCTTGTCGTCGGCGCGACGATGAAGCCCGGGGACTGGAATGAGCAGCCGGAACTTGGCGGAATCGAGGAGTTGATCCGAAAAGCCAAGTCGATGCTCCCTGGGATTGAATCCATGAAAATCGACCAATGCTGGGCCGGGTTGCGTCCCGAAACAGGGGATGGCAATCCGTATATCGGAAGACATCCTGAAAATGACCGGATTTTGTTTGCTGCCGGACATTTCAGAAACGGCATCCTCCTGGCACCTGCAACCGGTGAGATGATGGCAGACATGATCCTCGGCAATCCGGTCAAAACAGAGTGGATCGAGGCGTTTAAAGCGGAGCGAAAGGAGGCTGTGCACAGGTGAACATTCAGCTCAACGGCCGGAAAATAGAGTGGAGAGACGACGGCGGCACGATTTATGATTTGCTCGCATCCTACAATTTGGAAAATCGTGTTGTCGTTGTTGAAAAAAACAGGCGGATTATCGGAAAAGACCAATATCAAACGGTCAAATTGGAAGAACACGATGTCATCGAAATCGTTCATTTTGTCGGAGGGGGATAAACCGTTATGTTAAAAATCGCAGATCGTCAATTTTCATCAAGATTATTGCTCGGTACAGGGAAGTATCCGTCATTTGAGATTCAAAAAGAGGCCGTCAGCGCATCTGAATCGGAGATCCTGACGTTTGCCGTCAGACGGATGAATATTTTTGAAGAATCTCAGCCTAATTTTTTGGAGCAGCTCGATTTAAGCCGTTATACGCTTTTGCCGAATACGGCAGGAGCAAAAACGGCTGAGGAAGCCGTCCGGATCGCCAAGCTTGCCAAAGCAAGCGGTCTTTGCGACATGATCAAAGTCGAAGTGATCGGCTGTGACCGTTCGCTTCTGCCGGACCCGGTAGAAACGCTGAAGGCGTCAGAAACCTTGCTTGAAGAAGGCTTCATTGTACTGCCGTATACATCGGATGATGTCGTCCTCGCGAGAAAACTTGAAGAGCTCGGCGTGCACGCCATTATGCCCGGGGCCTCTCCGATCGGTTCGGGACAAGGAATCATCAATCCGCTCAACCTGTCGTTCATCATTGAACAGGCTAAGGTTCCCGTTATCGTGGATGCCGGAATCGGTTCTCCGAAAGATGCGGCATACGCAATGGAACTCGGTGCTGACGGGGTGCTTTTGAACACGGCAGTGAGCGGGGCGAAAGATCCGGTCCAAATGGCGAAGGCTATGAAGTTTGCCGTTGAAGCGGGCAGGCTCGGATATCTTGCCGGACGAATTCCGGAAAAGAACTACGGCATCGCCAGCAGCCCTGAAGAAGGGAAGTTGACGATTTGACCGGCAGGTATTCAAGACAGGAGCTCTTTCACCCGATCGGACCGGACGGCCAGGAAAAATTAAGCCGCGCCCGCGTCCTCGTGATCGGTGCTGGGGCTTTGGGCGCGGCCAGCGCAGAAATGCTGGTGAGGGCCGGGGTCGGTTCGCTGACGATAGCCGACAGAGATTATGTGGAATGGAGCAATCTCCAGCGCCAGCAGCTCTATACGGAACAGGATGTGATTGATCATATGCCAAAGGCCGCCGCCGCTGAAAAAAGGCTGCGCCTGATCAACAGCTCTGTTCAAGTAACCGGAATCGTAGCGGATGTTACTGCGGAAAAAGCGCTCGAGCTTGCGGAGGAAGCGTCCCTGATCGTCGATGCGACGGATAATTTTGAAACACGGCTGATCATGAACGACGCGGCGGTCAAATTAGGCATCCCTTTCCTGTACGGCGCGTGTGTCGCAAGCTATGGCATCACATATAGCGTAATTCCGGGAAAAACGCCGTGTCTTCATTGTCTTTTGGGGCATTTGCCTGCGAATACCATGACGTGCGACACAGCAGGGGTGATCGGTCCGGTCGTCCAGCAGGTTGCCGCATACCAGGTAACAGATGCCCTGAAGCTGCTGACCGGGCATGAACCGTCAGGGATGCTCCGCTCATTTGATATTTGGACAAATGAGCGGTCTGAAGTCCGGGCTGACACGCTTAAACATGAGACATGTCCGACGTGCGGAAAAGGCGAGTTTCCGTTTCTTTCAGCTGAAAACGAAACAAAAGCAGCCGTTCTTTGCGGCAGACAAACGGTTCAGATCAGGCCGGCCGCGGAACAGCCGCTGGAACTGGAATCGCTTGCTGCCAAATTAAAAAAAGCCGGTTTAAATGTGACGGGAAATCCTTATTTAGTTTCCTGCCGTGCGGAGGATTTTAAGTTCGTGATTTTTCGGGATGGACGTGCTTTAATTCACGGAACGAATGACATCAATCGCGCGAAAACGATATATCACAGGTGGATTGGCTAAAAGGCCGAAGGGAGTGCAAACATCATGAGCATATATAAAGCATTAACAATCGCCGGATCGGATTCAGGAGGCGGAGCCGGCATTCAAGCCGACATTAAAACATTTCAGGAGCTTGGCGTCTTCGGCATGACAGTTTTGACAGCAGTCACTGCGCAAAATACAACAGGGGTTCACGGCGTCTACCCGCTTTCTCCGGAAGCGCTCGGCGCACAGATTGATGCAGTGGCAGAAGATTTAAAACCTGACGCCGTGAAAACAGGGATGCTGTGGAGCGCGGAGATGATTGAGGTCACTGCTGAAAAAATTGCAGCATATGAGCTTAAACGTGTGATCGTCGATCCTGTCATGATCGCCAAAGGCGGCGCTTCACTATTGAATGAGGAAGCTGTTGAAACATTGAAACGGCGCCTTCTTCCGCTTGCTTATGCGGTAACGCCAAACATTCCCGAAGCCGAAGTGCTGACAGGGAGAAGCATTCAAACAATGGAAGACCGCAAAAAAGCAGCTCGTGACTTGCATGAAATGGGCGTCCGCAACATTATCATCAAGGGAGGTCATCAGCCTGAGGATGGCAAAGTAACCGATCTCCTCTTCGACGGAGAGACGTTCACAGAAAAAACCAATTCCTATATTAAGACGAAAAATACCCATGGAACAGGCTGTACATTTGCCGCGGCTCTTACGGCGCAATCAGCGAAAGGAAACGGGATTCAAGGAGCTTTCCGCATCGCTGAGGCTTTCGTCCACGAAGCGGTTGTACACAGCCTTGATTTTGGAGCCGGCCACGGACCGACCAACCATTTTGCATATCAAAAGTTATCCAACGCAGGGTTGGAACTGTAGTCCCGCAATAAGAAAGAATCAATATCGCGGCAGAGCATCAAAAACGGCCTCTGCCGCTTTTTATATTCTGAAATTGTCAGCCTGCTATTAATTGTGATACTATATATTATGATCAGGTACTAATAAAATGTTAATCATTAGGAGGATTTCATACATATGAATTTATCACTAGAAGGCCGGAATATCGTCGTCATGGGTGTAGCAAATAAACGAAGCATCGCATGGGGAATCGCCCGCTCGCTTCACAATGCAGGCGCAAGGCTGATTTTTACGTATGCGGGCGAGCGGCTTGAAAAATCGGTCAAGGAGCTGGCTGATTCTTTGGAGCGAAACGATTCAATCGTACTTCCTTGTGATGTCACTAATGACCAGGAAATTGAAGCATGCTTCGCCGACATCAAAAAAGAAGTCGGGGTCATCCACGGCATTGCACACTGCATCGCTTTCGCCAACAAAGAAGACTTGGCTGGCGAATACTTAAATACTACCCGCGACGGTTTTCTGCTCGCACACAATATCAGCTCCTACTCTCTGACAGCGGTCGCTAAAGCGGCGCGCGGCATCATGACTGAAGGCGGAAGCATCGTCACGCTGACATACCTTGGCGGCGAGCGCGTTGTATCCAACTACAATGTCATGGGTGTTGCGAAAGCATCGCTTGATGCCAGCGTCAAATACTTGGCGAGCGATCTCGGAAAAGACGGAATCCGCGTCAACAGCATTTCCGCAGGGCCGATCCGGACATTGTCCGCAAAAGGAATCAGCGACTTCAACTCGATTTTAAAAGAAATCGAAGAGCGCGCGCCGCTTCGCCGCACAACGACTCCGGAAGAAGTCGGCGACACGGCTGCTTTCCTGTTCAGCGACCTTTCCCGCGGCATGACCGGCGAAAACCTGCATGTTGATTCAGGCTACCATATCATCGCGCGATAAAATAGCGCTAAAAAAGCAATCCGCTAAAGGATTGCTTTTTCTTTTCTTCTGATTTCTCCTTTTTTGCATATAGATATACCATGAACAGATCGGAGGGATCAAGATGTCTAGCAGAAAACACGATGCGGAGCAAAAGCCGCTCATGTATATTGTGCAGCCGGACTATGATAAGGCAGAGGCGAACATGCAGGATATTCTGATTAAAAGAAAGAAGAAAGCAAAGCCCGAAGCTTCCGAACAAAAAGCGCGGCGGAAGGAACAGCAGGATGAAGCCGTCCGGCCCGACGAAAAAGACGGAGCTGAAGCGGTGTTTAACGATGAGGCGAATCGATCCGAAAAAGGAGTCAAACCGATTAAAAAGCCGCTCAGCAAGATGACGATTGCCGAGAAAATCGACTTTTTGGCAAGCCTTCCCGGCAATATGCCGAAAACCCTTTGTCTCATTGAAGCAGACGGGAAGACATACAGGGGAACGATCGTCGGAAAGAAGGGCGATTCCGTCTTTGTCAGAACGTCGAGCAAAGGGGCTCCGGCGGAACTGCCGATCGAGAGCATTACCTCCTTGCACCCGCTCGGCTTTTAAATACACAAGATAAAAAAAGTCCCGATTCAGGGACTTTTTAATTTGAACGATTGATCAGTTTTGGATTTAAGCATTCGATCGCACAGAAGCATTCCAGATCGACTTCAATGCAGAAACTTGTTTTTTCCAAGCGGAACACATCGCAAATTTTGTCTTTATCTTCTGTGAAATCGAGAACGCGGCGATTATCATCAAAGGCAATCAACAGTCTCAATGTAGCGCAGCAGTCATCAATGTTTTCAACTCTGAAAAACACGGTGCTGAAGCAAGGACCTGCCTGAAGTTCTCCGACATTTCCAAACGCTACGAACGGCTTAGACTTAGAAGTGTATAAAATAAACGGAATGGTGTCGCCTAAGTGTCTCGAAGGGGAAAGCAGGTTGCTGAAGCAGCTTGTCGGGCAGCCTTCTTCCTCAATGGCGTTTTGCAGATCGTGAATGTTTTCAACGGCTTCGCACACGCAATTTTCGGCTGAACATTTCGTCATGTTATGATCCCTCCTAGTTCAGGATTTAAAATTTCGTTTTTCGGCCTGGCCTTTCTATTGGTAAAAGGAGCTGCCGAAAGCCGGCAGCTTTCGTGAAAAGACTGGCATCAAGCCGATCATATCGGCCGGCTTGATGCAGCCTGACACCTTTTAACCGTGGTGGTGATTGTGTTTTTTGTCTGCTGCGCGATCAACTAGGTCAGGTGACAGACATTGAATCGCACAGAAACAAGTCAAGTCAACCTCGATGCAAAAGTCCGTCTTTTCAAGCCCGAAAAAGTCAGGGTCACAAGGATGGCAGACGCTTAATGTGTCGCCGTTTATGTCCACAGGCCTCAGGATTGAAAGCGTTGCACAGCAATCTTTGAGACTTTCTGCCCGGAAGAAAATCGATTCGAAGCACTGCATATCATCTGAAAATCCGCCGACATTTCCAAATGTTGAAAACAGTCCGCCTTTTTTGTCGTACAAAAGGAACGGAATCGTGTCTTTACCGGAAACCGTCGGACTCAGCAGGTTGCCAAAGCAGCTTGTCGAGCACGCTGTTGTTTCCTCAACGGCATCCTGTTCTTTTATAATCTGTTCTACTGCATCGCATACACAATTTTCATGCCGGCCATGGTGTTTTCCGCAGCTCATGGATTTCAGCTCCTTTTTATAGGGATATTTGACTTTAGTCTTTAACAACATATGTACCCGTGCCCTTGTTGGTGTGGGTAATCGTCTATAAAAATGAAGAAAAGCAGAGCTGGTTGGCTCTGCTTTTTGAATTATAGAAGGCCGACGATAAGGGCGGTGATGGTGATTACAACAGTTTGAACAAATGTGCTTACGATGATAGCTGTGTCTGTATCTTCGGTTGTGACATGTACATTTCTGGAATTATCGATCACCAATTTTTGTCTGTTCGTTTGTTTATTGGCAGTTACCTGCAACAGATCAGTTGTGACAAGTTCGGCTAGATCAGGATCATCGATAATGGCGAGAATAATAGTAACAGCTAGTGTTTGTGCAGCTGTCATGACTGATGCCAACGTTTGTGTGTCTTCAGTTGAGACTTGAACATCACAAGAGTCTTTAATGATGATCGTTTCATCTGAGAGCTGTTTGTTAAGATGAAGTTGATCTAGGTCAGAATCGATAAAGCCATTTTGCCCTTTCCTACCACAGTTGCAAGTATAGTCGTCACATAATTTTTTCTTAGGATAACTAGGGTGATAATCGTTGCCTGGATGTTCGCATTCCGGGTCAAGCGCAATCCATGAATATGGTCTTGTTTCCATTTCTTTTCCTCCTTCCATTTACTATTATTAAATGTTGTAACTCCTTAACTTGTATAAGACAGATACCCTACTACAAATCCCCATTTTTTTCTGCTGAAGTATCTGACTCGGTTGAATTTTCCGCTGTTGCTGTGTTTTCTTGCTCCCTCCGTTGTCGAAGTTTTTCTCTCAGTCTATTTGTTCTGTTTCTTCTTCTTCTTGGTCTCTCGCCATTTTCTGATGACGCATCAGCGTTCTTTTCTCTCTTTGTCCCTTTTTCATTCGGTGCGGCTGCTTTTTCTTTCTGTTTTTGAACCAAAGCATCGGTTTGTTTTTTTAGATCTTCCAGCATATTGAAAATATTTTCTTTTTCTTCTTCTGAGAGCGTCCGAACTTTATCGCTGGTTACTCCCCGATTTTTCAAGATATTTTTAACAACTGATTTCATTATCGGATCTACGTTCTCTTGAAGTTTTTCAAAATCTGCCAATTGTTTCTCACCTCAATTTCTTTAAAAATATTAGAAAGAAAGGAAGGCTTAAAGTATGTCAAGCTCTGTGATAAGCGCGATCAGCACTTCGGTTAAAACTTGGACGGAAAGCAGGATCTCCAGCGAGGAAAGCGTAATGGTGACATTGCGGCTGCCGATGACTTTGATGATGACTCTTCTCCTGCTTTGCAGCCTGTGTACGGCTAAAAGGTGTTCTGAGACAATGTCTGCTGTATCCTCGTCTTCGATCGCAAGCTGAGCCGATAAAATCGTCAAAGAGATCACGATGGCTTGTAAAGAGAGAGCTGCTGTTATGTTTGCCGTGTTTACCGTGACATGTTCTGAATCAATTACTTCAATGAGCTGGTCATATTCCCGGTGTAATTCGTCAAATGTTTCTGCGTACAGCGCTTCGGCTTTTTCATGAAACGACATAACTTTCACTCCTTTCTTATCCACACTTTATTAAATGCAGACCGGTACCATAGCGGAATGAGAAAAACATACATTTCAGCACCCAAATTTGCTGTTTTAGGGAAGGCGGTTCCGGCATATATTTGGAAACAGGAAGGGGGAGCCCTGTGATACAAAGCTGGTTTTTATTTTTTTTATTTTCTATCGCGGTATTTCGGCTGACGAGGCTGATTGTGTTCGACACGATCATGGCGCCGTTTAGAAGCCTGTTTCATGAAGAGGTTGAAGAAAAAAACGAAAAAACGGGAGAGACCGAAACGTATCTTGTCATGAAAGGAAAAGGCGTGAGAGCGTGGGTCGGCGAGCTGCTGAGCTGCTATTGGTGCACGGGCGTGTGGTGTACCGCGTTTTTGCTTGTTTTTTACGCATTTGTTCCGGTCATTGCTGAATGGCTGATTCTTCTGCTTTCGATCGCCGGCCTGGCTGGAGTATTGGAAACGATCGTTTCCAAATGGCTCGATTGAATGGGGATTTGTCATTAGCAACTTATGAAAAGAAGACTCATATAATGGCGTATAAGCATGAGAAAGGAAGGAATGCAATGAGACAAGTGAAAAGAAGGCAGCAAGGCCGATTAACGAACGCTTCCAGCAATCATCAGTCCACTTTCTCAAAAAAAGTGAAGAAAAAAGGCTGCGGATGCGGCAAAAAAAAGAGAACCTATTAATATCAAAAAAAGCCGGAATGCATCCGGTTTTTTTGTTGCCAATTTTTCTTCTGGTGCATACACCATCATAAGGAGGGGAAGCGATGAATTTATTTGAACAGCTGGTTGAATCGATATACCGCAAACATGATCAAACTCAAGCCGGCCATGACAAGGTGCTCTTTGAACAGCAGAAGGAACTGGAGACATTTGACCGCTCGGCCGAACAGTTCGGCAGGCAGATCGAAGCGTTTGCGGAGAATGCCGAAAAATGGCTGGGAGAGGACGGGAGTCTGCCAGGCATTTTTAAATAATCCACAGAAGCCCTATG
Coding sequences within it:
- a CDS encoding DUF1360 domain-containing protein, producing the protein MIQSWFLFFLFSIAVFRLTRLIVFDTIMAPFRSLFHEEVEEKNEKTGETETYLVMKGKGVRAWVGELLSCYWCTGVWCTAFLLVFYAFVPVIAEWLILLLSIAGLAGVLETIVSKWLD
- a CDS encoding spore coat protein — its product is MSFHEKAEALYAETFDELHREYDQLIEVIDSEHVTVNTANITAALSLQAIVISLTILSAQLAIEDEDTADIVSEHLLAVHRLQSRRRVIIKVIGSRNVTITLSSLEILLSVQVLTEVLIALITELDIL